A part of Ziziphus jujuba cultivar Dongzao chromosome 8, ASM3175591v1 genomic DNA contains:
- the LOC107412914 gene encoding U11/U12 small nuclear ribonucleoprotein 35 kDa protein, translating into MSGSNINSVFYASSYHPIQAGSIDGTDILPHDNAVYRAHLCSSAGLYDPFGDPKVIGDPYCTVFVGRLSHLTTEYTLHKAMSKYGRVKNLRLVRHIVTGASRGYAFVEYETEREMLRAYKDAHHSIIDDCEIIVDYNRQQLMPGWIPRRLGGGLGGKKESGQLRFGGRERPFRAPLRPIPYDDLKRLGIPPPPEGRYMSRYQVPSPPRRERSSVDREEGSRRRRSMERERHARKSSSVDREERSRKRRSSSSMDQEEHSHRTSIEKKEEQHYTERTSRDRDDRSYSRKPVEREEHYDKREHSHKKSHKDRDRDHSHKRRK; encoded by the exons ATGAGTGGGAGCAACATAAACTCGGTATTCTACGCATCGTCGTACCATCCAATCCAAGCCGGAAGCATAGACGGCACCGATATTCTGCCACACGACAATGCCGTTTATCGTGCCCATCTCTGCTCCTCCGCTGGCCTCT atGATCCTTTCGGCGATCCCAAGGTCATCGGAGACCCTTATTGCACCGTTTTCGTGGGTCGGCTTTCCCACCTCACAACTGAATACACTCTTCACAAG GCTATGAGCAAGTATGGTCGGGTGAAGAACTTGCGCTTGGTTAGGCACATTG TAACTGGTGCCTCTCGTGGCTATGCTTTTGTTGAATATGAAACAGAGAGGGAGATGTTGCGTGCATACAAG GATGCTCACCATTCTATTATAGATGATTGTGAAATTATAGTTGATTATAATAGACAACAGTTAATGCCAGGCTGGATTCCGAGAAGGTTAG GAGGAGGCCTTGGTGGCAAGAAAGAATCGGGACAACTTCGTTTCGGAGGGCGAGAAAGACCATTTAGAGCTCCCCT ACGACCAATCCCATACGATGATTTGAAGAGGCTTGGCATTCCACCTCCACCAGAAGGAAGATACATGTCTAGATATCAG GTGCCCTCTCCACCCAGAAGAGAGAGGAGCTCGGTAGACAGAGAAGAAGGCTCTCGCCGAAGAAGATCCATGGAGAGGGAAAGACATGCTCGTAAAAGCAGTTCTGTGGACAGGGAAGAAAGGAGTAGGAAGAGGAGGAGCTCTAGCTCCATGGACCAGGAAGAACACTCTCATAGAACCTCCATCGAGAAGAAGGAAGAGCAACACTACACCGAAAGGACTTCTAGGGACCGGGATGATCGTTCTTACAGTAGGAAACCTGTGGAGAGGGAAGAACACTACGACAAGAGGGAGCACTCTCACAAGAAAAGCCACAAGGACAGGGACCGAGACCATTCTCACAAGCGGCGAAAATGA
- the LOC107412908 gene encoding uncharacterized protein LOC107412908 → MSWSALPSSSSSSLLIPSMSSSLFTASSSSNLLPRYQSLPPLPSSSSSSSSSSSLCCYRVLCCSGSSSSRTRYVDGDLKFVLHNALDASGIPTSHAREAREGFCSQIQKLSDIERETSISINRCVDLGKTALYVAAEDDSLVSHSSVPLPVDAFIERLDDLSMGYCSTHSSSFKLSPENFLESLETYLYHKKGFRRTRMRYQSEPRALYLHSVLTHRSGSTAMLSLIYSEILKMLRLWGLLDFDVEIFVPRDLQSLPRGYHKLKAKESDHAHIMTSQTFLVEILRNLKDAFWPFQHDNAGSLFLRAALAANCIDRSNDNEDSGFQLASAKAAQHRLQRGVWTSVRFGDMRRALSACERLILLNTDAKELRDYSILLYLCGFYEESLEFLKKYQDLKNSSVQNQSVDSISSLEEDAVEKLMIRLKLISMEEGWSKPSFARNFLSNDSEPW, encoded by the exons ATGAGTTGGTCTGCTCTTCCTTCGTCATCTTCTTCATCTCTGTTAATTCCTTCCATGTCCTCCTCTCTATTCACTGCCTCATCTTCTTCCAATTTATTGCCCAGATACCAATCATTGCCtcctcttccttcttcttcttcttcttcttcttcttcctcttctttgtGTTGTTATCGTGTGCTCTGCTGCAGTGGATCTTCTTCGTCCAGGACTCGCTATGTAGACGGCGACCTGAAATTTGTTCTCCATAATGCTCTTGATGCTTCCGGAATCCCTACCTCCCATGCCAGG GAAGCTAGGGAAGGTTTCTGCTCACAGATTCAGAAACTGTCGGATATAGAGAGGGAAACCAGCATTAGCATCAATAGGTGTGTTGATTTGGGAAAAACAGCTCTATATGTAGCAGCAGAGGATGATTCTCTGGTGTCTCATTCATCAGTTCCACTCCCCGTGGATGCTTTCATCGAAAGGTTGGATGATCTTTCCATGGGGTACTGTTCTACTCACAGCTCATCATTCAAGTTGTCTCCTGAGAATTTCTTGGAGAGTCTTGAGACATATTTGTACCACAAGAAG GGTTTTCGAAGAACCAGAATGAGATATCAGTCTGAACCACGAGCTTTATATCTTCACTCA GTTTTGACCCATCGTTCAGGATCTACTGCAATGCTATCACTTATCTACTCAGAAATTCTGAAAATGCTTCGCTTATGGGGCCTCTTGGATTTTGATGTTGAGATCTTTGTTCCTCGTGATCTCCAGAGTCTTCCTAGAGGCTATCATAAACTGAAAGCTAAGGAGTCTGACCATGCACACATAATGACATCTCAAACATTTTTGGTGGAG ATTTTGAGAAATTTGAAGGATGCTTTCTGGCCATTTCAACATGATAATGCAGGAAGTTTATTTTTACGGGCTGCACTTGCTGCTAACTGCATAGATAGATCAAACGATAATGAAGACAG TGGCTTTCAGCTTGCTTCTGCTAAGGCTGCTCAACATAGGCTACAGCGTGGTGTTTGGACCAGTGTACGTTTCGGAGATATGAGGCGTGCATTATCTG CCTGTGAACGTCTTATCCTGTTGAACACCGATGCGAAGGAACTAAGAGATTATAGCATTCTTCTCTAcctatgtggattttatgaggaATCACTGGAATTCTTAAAGAAGTACCAAGACCTGAAG AATTCTTCCGTGCAAAACCAATCGGTAGATTCAATAAGTAGTCTGGAGGAAGATGCTGTGGAGAAATTGATGATCCGCCTTAAACTCATTTCAATGGAGGAAGGTTGGAGCAAGCCTTCATTTGCTAGGAACTTTCTTAGTAACGACTCTGAACCATGGTAG
- the LOC107412919 gene encoding ATP synthase subunit epsilon, mitochondrial: MSSNAAVPFWRAAGMTYITYSNICANLVRNCLKEPHRSEAIAREKVHFSVSKWAEGKPQKPTLRSDNPQD; the protein is encoded by the exons atgtcGTCGAACGCAGCGGTGCCGTTTTGGAGAGCAGCAGGGATGACATACATAACGTACTCCAACATCTGCGCCAATCTGGTGAGGAACTGTCTGAAGGAGCCCCACAGGTCCGAAGCTATCGCCCGCGAGAAGGTCCACTTCTCCGTCTCCAAGTGGGCCGAAGGCAAACCCCAGAAACCCA CTCTCCGATCAGACAATCCCCAAGATTGA
- the LOC107412904 gene encoding TATA box-binding protein-associated factor RNA polymerase I subunit B, whose amino-acid sequence MSDPQVWRCNTCGNLGLADGSNGFFYCLQCGSQAEDIVDTGVADEDFVDAGGETGGALYIASHRRQRNHSVIKAESISQSDFLLNSTCQSEFWASLNLNDETPKHDRVKTGEYDYVMGPFSAGVGPTEPEDFGWVGKSVPSFEDYYNETRIRYVMGLQLMIESQCEALVREFKVSPLICGFAGTIWLRFVAGTRVFDDAWVEETIHESETQAHGESPTDFKPRSKYKAEPQNIYGQRAVMIWFRSLRKRIPLTCSLAVSFLACHLVREAILPTDLVKWSLEGKLPYFAAFVEIENVIGRPSRACPISSSTMFRPRESVSAQKLESLAASVAESICLDLPPVNFYAIASCYLQRLSLPVEKILPHACRVYEWSMPPDLWLSTSELRLPTRVCVMSILIVAIRILYNIHGYGDWERRLSNDGAAPSTSYWNGESDPSCNPKMRDDFMNGSGSPPDIVDDSGTNPVENTSHAQQSELDAAELLYNLEARYNEIAETYEYSKDLPTYLLYCKDVVFSGLEPSFEDREEEKMIEQLWNYYQNNKDSETASEREMLYGSGAVNQKRPRTDEGCTSRLPKEKKKIRDGDVSGLSSNDDDSYHRGNQQWSQNGDHSFDSLQRGRNADSNDQISAETLMDETTETTKNEAIRRIKLDMEENNFCYIPPRVNIKRFDYLFYVRKKDEGAFTYAAHADYYILLRACAKTAQVEIRCMHIGVLNLERRLAWLEQRINHCLHLTPPIVSCELCSGMGQGNATDEYGLGISNLNT is encoded by the exons ATGTCTGACCCACAGGTATGGAGGTGCAACACTTGCGGCAATTTGGGCCTTGCTGACGGCTCTAATGGCTTCTTCTATTGCCTCCAATGTGGCTCTCAGGCTGAGGACATTGTTGATACCGGCGTTGCCGATGAGGACTTCGTCGACGCCGGCGGCGAAACAGGCGGTGCACTCTACATAGCTAGTCACCGGCGCCAACGTAACCACTCCGTCATCAAAGCTGAGTCCATCTCCCAGTCCGATTTCCTCCTCAATTCTACTTGCCAGTCCGAGTTCTGGGCCTCCCTAAACCTAAACGATGAGACTCCCAAGCATGATAGGGTTAAGACAGGGGAGTACGATTATGTTATGGGACCCTTCAGCGCTGGTGTAGGACCCACGGAGCCGGAGGATTTTGGTTGGGTCGGGAAGAGCGTTCCGAGCTTTGAGGATTACTATAATGAGACAAGGATTAGGTATGTTATGGGGTTGCAGCTAATGATAGAGTCTCAATGTGAGGCTTTGGTTAGGGAGTTTAAGGTTAGCCCATTGATTTGTGGGTTCGCAGGGACCATATGGTTGCGGTTTGTAGCAGGGACTCGAGTCTTTGATGATGCTTGGGTTGAGGAGACTATTCACGAATCTGAGACTCAGGCACATG GAGAATCACCAACCGATTTTAAGCCACGATCTAAATATAAGGCAgaaccacaaaatatttatggTCAACGAGCAGTAATGATATGGTTTAGATCACTGAGAAAGAGAATACCGTTAACTTGCTCTTTAGCTGTTTCTTTTCTGGCTTGTCATCTTGTGAGGGAAGCAATTTTGCCAACAGACCTTGTAAAGTGGTCACTAGAAGGGAAGCTTCCATATTTTGCTGCTtttgttgaaattgaaaatgtCATTGGAAGGCCTTCAAGAGCCTGTCCTATAAGTTCAAGTACAATGTTTAGGCCTCGTGAATCTGTTTCAGCACAGAAGTTAGAATCATTGGCAGCATCAGTTGCTGAGTCCATTTGCTTGGATTTACCTCCTGTAAACTTCTATGCCATTGCTTCATGCTATCTCCAGAGATTATCTCTTCCTGTGGAAAAAATTCTCCCTCATGCATGTCGCGTATATGAGTGGTCTATGCCTCCAGATTTATGGTTATCAACAAGCGAACTGAGGCTTCCTACTCGTGTTTGTGTAATGTCAATACTAATTGTAGCTATACGAATTCTATATAATATTCATGGTTATGGAGATTGGGAAAGAAGATTATCTAACGATGGTGCAGCACCATCCACATCTTACTGGAATGGAGAATCAGATCCCAGTTGCAATCCGAAAATGAGAGATGATTTTATGAATGGTTCTGGTTCTCCTCCTGACATTGTAGATGATTCAGGTACAAACCCTGTTGAAAACACATCACATGCTCAGCAATCTGAATTGGATGCTGCAGAGCTTTTGTACAACCTTGAAGCTAGATATAATGAGATTgctgaaacctatg AATACTCTAAAGACTTACCAACATATCTCCTGTACTGTAAGGATGTGGTCTTTTCTGGTCTAGAACCATCTTTTGAGGATCGTGAAGAAGAAAAGATGATAGAACAGTTGTGGAACTATTATCAGAATAACAAA GATTCTGAAACAGCAAGTGAAAGAGAAATGCTTTATGGTAGTGGAGCTGTTAACCAAAAGAGACCAAGGACTGATGAAGGATGTACCAGCCgtcttccaaaagaaaaaaagaaaattagggaTGGAGATGTTAGTGGCTTGTCCTCTAATGATGATGATTCTTACCATAGAGGGAACCAACAATGGAGCCAAAATGGTGATCATTCTTTTGATAGTTTGCAGCGTGGTCGAAACGCTGACTCTAATGACCAAATTTCAGCTGAGACTCTCATGGATGAAACTACAGAGACAACCAAAAATGAAGCAATTAGACGAATTAAATTAGACATGGAGGAGAATAATTTCTGTTATATTCCACCAAGGGTCAACATCAAAAGATTTGATTACCTCTTCTATGTGAGAAAGAAGGATGAGGGTGCCTTTACTTATGCTGCCCATGCTGATTACTACATATTGCTTCGAGCATGCGCAAAAACTGCTCAAGTTGAAATCCGATGTATGCACATTGGGGTATTGAATCTTGAGAGGAGGCTGGCTTGGTTGGAACAAAGGATCAACCACTGCTTGCATTTGACCCCTCCAATTGTCTCATGTGAGTTGTGTAGTGGCATGGGCCAGGGAAATGCTACAGATGAATATGGTTTgggaatttcaaatttgaatacatag